The Siniperca chuatsi isolate FFG_IHB_CAS linkage group LG2, ASM2008510v1, whole genome shotgun sequence genome window below encodes:
- the cnpy2 gene encoding protein canopy homolog 2, with product MREAAFLLTPYVVLCLLLSFSQAARQGQDMRCGACRALVDEMEWAISQIDPKKMIQTGSFRINPDGSQSIREVPLARSEGNLLELMESVCDRMEDYGEHTDSSTNRKSYIRIKSRSGEAMDLSEAMLDSRVTASLKFACETIVEQHEDEVIEFFAHETDNVKDKLCSKRTDLCDHALKMPHDEL from the exons ATGAGGGAAGCGGCTTTCCTGCTCACACCGTATGTGGTTCTGTGTCTCCTCCTGAGCTTCAGCCAGGCCGCCAGACAAGGACAGGACATGAGATGTGGAG CTTGCAGGGCTCTTGTAGATGAGATGGAGTGGGCCATCTCTCAAATAGATCCCAAAAAAATGATCCAGacaggatccttcaggatcaacCCGGACGGCAGCCAGTCCATCAGAGAG GTTCCTCTGGCTCGCTCAGAAGGAAACCTCCTCGAGCTgatggagagtgtgtgtgacaggatgGAGGACTACGGCGAGCACACAGATTCTTCCACAAACAGGAAGTCCTACATTAGGATAAAATCTCGGAGCGGTGAGGCCATGGACCTCTCTGAGGCCATGCTGGATTCAAGAGTTACAGCCAGTTTAAAATTTGCA TGTGAAACAATTGTTGAGCAGCATGAAGATGAAGTCATTGAATTCTTCGCTCATGAGACAGATAATGTCAAAGACAAACTCTGCAGCAAGAGGACAG ACCTCTGTGACCATGCTCTGAAAATGCCCCATGACGAACTTTGA